From the Desertibacillus haloalkaliphilus genome, one window contains:
- the rho gene encoding transcription termination factor Rho, with protein MGVNIAKLETMKLKELYELARNYKVSYYSKLTKKELIFAILKGQAEEDGLMFMEGVLEIIQSEGFGFLRPINYMPSSEDIYISASQIRRFDLRNGDKVSGKVRPPKENERYHGLLHVEAVNGEDPDTSKERPYFPALTPLYPEQKIELETDPRRTSSRIIDMISPVGFGQRGLIVAPPKAGKTSLLKEVANSIATNHPDSELIVLLIDERPEEVTDIERSVKAEVVSSTFDEVPENHIKVAELVLERAMRLVEHKKDVIILMDSITRLARAYNLVIPPSGRTLSGGIDPASFHRPKRFFGAARNIEEGGSLTILATALIDTGSRMDDVIYEEFKGTGNMELHLDRRLAERRIFPAIDIRRSGTRKEELLMPKEQLEKLWAIRKTMNDSPDFVDHFIKRIKETKTNQEFFEAMEKDKSGTGRRVKS; from the coding sequence ATGGGAGTTAATATAGCGAAACTAGAGACGATGAAGTTAAAAGAACTTTATGAATTAGCTCGTAATTATAAGGTTTCATATTATAGTAAGTTAACAAAGAAAGAATTAATTTTTGCGATTTTAAAGGGACAAGCTGAAGAGGATGGACTTATGTTCATGGAAGGTGTGCTTGAAATCATTCAGTCAGAAGGATTTGGTTTCTTGCGACCAATTAATTATATGCCAAGCTCGGAGGATATTTATATATCAGCCTCGCAAATCCGCCGTTTTGACCTTCGCAACGGTGACAAGGTTTCTGGTAAGGTACGCCCGCCAAAAGAAAATGAGCGTTACCATGGCTTGTTACATGTTGAAGCGGTCAATGGCGAAGATCCAGATACATCGAAAGAGCGACCATACTTTCCAGCCCTAACACCGCTCTATCCGGAACAAAAAATTGAGCTTGAGACAGATCCACGACGAACGTCTTCACGAATCATTGATATGATTTCCCCGGTCGGTTTTGGTCAACGTGGACTAATCGTTGCCCCACCAAAAGCAGGTAAAACATCGCTTCTTAAAGAAGTAGCCAATAGCATTGCCACTAACCATCCAGATTCGGAATTAATTGTTTTACTTATTGATGAGCGGCCAGAGGAGGTAACGGATATCGAACGGTCAGTTAAGGCTGAGGTTGTAAGCTCGACGTTCGATGAAGTGCCAGAAAATCATATTAAAGTTGCTGAACTTGTATTAGAACGCGCGATGCGTCTTGTTGAACATAAAAAAGACGTAATTATCTTAATGGATAGTATAACCCGTCTTGCTCGGGCTTATAATCTGGTGATTCCGCCAAGTGGACGTACGCTATCAGGGGGGATCGACCCCGCTTCGTTCCATCGACCAAAACGTTTCTTTGGAGCTGCGCGTAACATTGAAGAAGGTGGAAGCTTAACGATTTTAGCAACAGCGTTGATCGATACAGGTTCTCGTATGGATGACGTGATCTATGAAGAATTTAAAGGGACTGGAAACATGGAGCTTCACCTTGATCGTCGCTTAGCGGAACGTCGAATCTTCCCAGCGATTGATATTCGCCGTTCAGGTACACGAAAAGAGGAGCTACTAATGCCAAAAGAGCAGCTTGAGAAGTTGTGGGCGATCCGTAAGACAATGAATGACTCACCTGATTTTGTCGATCATTTCATAAAGCGTATTAAAGAGACGAAAACCAATCAGGAGTTTTTCGAAGCGATGGAAAAGGATAAGTCTGGAACAGGGCGTCGAGTCAAAAGTTAA
- a CDS encoding type B 50S ribosomal protein L31, with protein sequence MKPEIHPNYRKVVFMDTSVGTKFLSGSTLHSDETIEWEDGNTYPLIKVDVSSDSHPFYTGRQKFADAGGRVDRFKKKYNLK encoded by the coding sequence ATGAAACCAGAAATCCATCCAAATTACCGTAAAGTCGTATTTATGGATACAAGTGTCGGAACGAAGTTTTTAAGCGGATCAACTTTACATTCGGATGAAACAATTGAGTGGGAAGATGGAAACACTTATCCATTAATTAAAGTTGATGTGAGCTCTGACTCTCACCCGTTCTATACTGGACGTCAGAAATTTGCTGACGCTGGTGGACGTGTTGATCGCTTCAAGAAAAAATATAACCTTAAGTAA
- a CDS encoding thymidine kinase — protein MYVMKNEGWVEVICGSMFSGKSEELIRRVRRASFGNLKVEVFKPVIDNRYSEEEVVSHNGTKVVAKPVHSSVEILKQLSVSTQVVAIDEVQFFDENIVAVVEQLADQGFRVITAGLDQDFRNEPFGQVLTLMALAEDVTKLQAVCPVCGSPASRTQRLIDHKPASYDDPVILVGASESYEPRCRHCHEVPGKPNRLQTGANV, from the coding sequence ATGTATGTGATGAAAAATGAGGGTTGGGTCGAAGTGATTTGCGGCAGTATGTTTTCGGGGAAGTCTGAGGAGTTGATCCGCCGAGTTCGACGAGCAAGCTTCGGGAATTTAAAAGTTGAAGTGTTTAAACCAGTAATTGATAATCGCTATAGTGAAGAAGAAGTGGTTTCACATAACGGTACAAAAGTGGTTGCAAAGCCAGTGCATTCGTCAGTTGAGATTCTCAAACAGCTGTCAGTATCGACTCAAGTTGTTGCGATTGACGAAGTACAATTTTTTGATGAAAACATTGTTGCAGTGGTGGAACAGTTAGCAGATCAAGGGTTCCGTGTGATCACAGCAGGACTTGATCAAGACTTTCGCAATGAGCCATTTGGCCAAGTGCTTACGCTAATGGCCTTAGCTGAAGATGTCACAAAACTACAAGCTGTTTGTCCGGTTTGTGGATCACCGGCAAGCCGTACACAACGCTTAATTGATCATAAGCCAGCGTCATATGATGATCCGGTTATATTAGTTGGTGCTTCTGAGTCATATGAACCGCGTTGTCGCCATTGCCATGAAGTACCTGGTAAGCCGAACCGTTTGCAGACAGGGGCGAACGTTTAA
- a CDS encoding FAD-dependent oxidoreductase, producing MKYVIIGGDAAGMSAAMQIVRNDPDAEVTTLEMGEYYSYAQCGLPYVISGQVESTDDLIARELSTFRDKYGINALTLHEVTNMNPDEKTVSGINHETGETFSYNYDRLLIASGAQPLLPNWDGNELEGIHTVKTIPDIKQISNDLHKEVKTVTIVGGGYIGLEMAENFVEIGKHVRIIEQASQLATIFDNDMASHIHEQAEKHNIELVFNESVQSFSGKTRVKEVKTDKQTYNTDLVIVAIGVRPSTSFASDSLFHKHDNGALLVNRYMETNVSDVYAAGDCATQYHRLKEKDDYIPLGTHANKQGQIAGINMVGGTRTFKGVVGTSILKFFDLTLARTGLSEQEAEQLHVPFETTTLKSLHIAGYYPNPKPIHIKLMYHRDHRQLLGGQVIGSAGVDKRIDVLAAALFHGMTVHELEDLDLSYAPPFNGVWDPIQQAARRSR from the coding sequence GTGAAGTATGTAATTATTGGTGGTGATGCAGCTGGAATGAGTGCGGCGATGCAAATTGTTCGTAACGATCCTGATGCTGAAGTGACAACGCTTGAAATGGGAGAATATTATTCATATGCTCAATGTGGCTTACCTTATGTGATCAGTGGCCAAGTCGAATCAACCGACGATTTAATTGCACGCGAATTATCAACCTTTCGTGACAAGTATGGAATCAACGCCCTCACACTTCATGAAGTGACCAATATGAACCCAGATGAAAAAACGGTGTCAGGAATAAATCATGAAACGGGCGAAACTTTCTCCTATAACTATGATCGCCTCCTTATTGCCTCAGGTGCACAGCCGTTACTCCCAAATTGGGATGGCAATGAACTAGAAGGCATTCATACGGTAAAGACGATCCCTGATATTAAACAGATTAGTAACGATTTACATAAGGAAGTCAAAACGGTCACAATTGTCGGCGGAGGCTATATTGGCCTTGAAATGGCTGAGAACTTCGTTGAAATCGGGAAACATGTCCGCATCATTGAACAAGCCTCACAGCTTGCTACCATTTTTGATAATGATATGGCTTCCCATATTCATGAACAAGCAGAAAAACACAACATCGAGCTTGTCTTTAATGAATCGGTACAATCCTTTAGCGGTAAAACCCGTGTAAAAGAAGTTAAAACCGATAAACAAACGTATAACACAGACCTCGTCATTGTCGCCATCGGCGTTCGTCCCTCTACATCCTTTGCGAGTGACTCACTCTTTCACAAACACGACAACGGTGCACTGCTTGTCAATCGATATATGGAGACCAATGTGAGCGACGTTTATGCTGCCGGTGACTGCGCGACCCAATACCATCGTCTAAAGGAAAAAGACGATTATATTCCACTTGGCACACATGCCAATAAACAAGGGCAAATTGCTGGCATTAATATGGTTGGCGGAACACGAACATTTAAAGGTGTTGTTGGGACATCAATATTAAAATTCTTTGATTTAACGTTGGCACGAACGGGCCTCTCTGAGCAAGAAGCAGAGCAATTACATGTACCTTTTGAAACAACAACATTAAAAAGCCTCCATATCGCAGGCTATTATCCAAATCCGAAACCGATTCATATAAAATTGATGTATCATAGAGATCACCGGCAATTACTCGGTGGACAAGTCATTGGTTCTGCTGGTGTTGATAAAAGGATTGACGTCCTTGCAGCCGCTCTTTTTCACGGGATGACGGTTCACGAACTCGAAGACCTTGACTTAAGTTATGCCCCTCCATTTAATGGCGTATGGGACCCGATCCAACAAGCCGCAAGACGGTCAAGATAA
- a CDS encoding HD-GYP domain-containing protein has product MNTQLMDMPNACFDHGQARSLLTLTRTLKLRSPDTYQHSLRVARISYELAKAMNYSDEDCEIVYVSGLMHDIGKLLLPETILEKPTKLTLEEFKKVRKHPEWGCCMLEQIKGWEASPVPKYVLYHHERFDGKGYPYGLKAESIPEPSQIISIADAFDVMITGRTYTDSKPQDVICNEIDRNRGKQFNPKVVDVFLEMIRSE; this is encoded by the coding sequence ATGAATACTCAATTAATGGACATGCCAAATGCATGTTTTGATCATGGACAAGCAAGGTCGTTATTAACATTAACGAGGACTTTGAAGTTGAGATCTCCCGATACTTATCAGCACTCATTACGAGTGGCACGTATTTCTTATGAACTGGCAAAAGCAATGAATTACTCAGATGAAGATTGTGAAATTGTCTATGTAAGTGGACTTATGCATGATATTGGCAAGCTGTTGCTACCAGAGACCATTCTTGAGAAGCCGACAAAACTGACCCTCGAGGAATTCAAAAAGGTGAGAAAGCATCCAGAATGGGGGTGTTGCATGCTCGAACAAATAAAAGGTTGGGAGGCGAGTCCGGTCCCTAAGTATGTGTTGTATCATCATGAGCGATTTGATGGGAAAGGTTATCCGTACGGCTTAAAAGCAGAATCGATTCCAGAACCATCACAAATCATCTCCATCGCCGATGCCTTTGATGTCATGATAACCGGAAGAACTTACACCGATAGCAAGCCGCAAGATGTCATTTGCAATGAAATCGACCGTAACCGCGGCAAACAATTTAACCCGAAAGTCGTTGATGTATTTTTGGAGATGATTAGGTCTGAATAA
- the prfA gene encoding peptide chain release factor 1: protein MLERLQSVEDRYERLNELLSDPDVINDSNKLREYSKEQADLTETVQAYREYKEVTEQLTDAKTMLEDKLDDEMYEMVKMEIDELSERKEELEARLKILLLPKDPNDDKNVIIEVRGAAGGDEANLFAADLFKMYSRFAETQGWKVEVIEATPTELGGYKEVIFMINGDGAYSKMKYENGAHRVQRVPSTESGGRIHTSTATVAVLPEAEEVEVDIHEKDIRVDTFASSGPGGQSVNTTMSAVRLTHMPTGIVVSCQDEKSQIKNKEKAMKVLRARIYDKFQQEAEAEYAENRKSAVGTGDRSERIRTYNFPQSRVTDHRIGLTLQKLEQILQGKLDEIIDALIVEEQAEMMKKAEE from the coding sequence GTGTTAGAACGTTTACAATCAGTAGAAGACCGATACGAAAGACTTAATGAACTATTAAGCGACCCCGATGTCATAAATGATTCAAACAAACTACGCGAGTACTCCAAAGAACAAGCAGACCTAACAGAAACCGTTCAGGCCTACCGCGAGTATAAAGAAGTAACTGAACAACTAACCGACGCAAAAACAATGCTCGAAGACAAACTAGATGACGAAATGTACGAAATGGTCAAAATGGAAATTGACGAACTTTCTGAACGCAAAGAAGAACTCGAAGCAAGACTAAAAATTCTCCTACTACCAAAAGACCCGAATGATGACAAAAACGTTATCATCGAAGTCCGTGGAGCAGCAGGAGGAGATGAAGCGAACCTCTTTGCAGCTGACTTATTTAAAATGTACTCACGCTTTGCCGAAACGCAAGGGTGGAAAGTTGAAGTCATCGAAGCGACTCCAACTGAACTAGGCGGCTACAAAGAAGTCATCTTCATGATCAATGGTGATGGGGCGTATTCAAAAATGAAATACGAAAACGGTGCACACCGCGTGCAACGTGTACCATCAACGGAATCAGGTGGACGAATTCATACGTCAACAGCAACAGTCGCTGTTCTTCCAGAAGCAGAAGAAGTCGAAGTTGACATTCACGAAAAAGATATCCGTGTTGATACATTTGCATCAAGTGGACCAGGTGGACAAAGTGTTAATACAACGATGTCAGCGGTACGCTTAACACATATGCCAACAGGAATCGTTGTTTCGTGTCAGGATGAAAAGTCCCAAATCAAAAACAAAGAAAAAGCAATGAAAGTTTTACGTGCCCGTATTTATGATAAGTTCCAACAAGAAGCAGAGGCAGAATACGCCGAAAATCGTAAATCAGCGGTCGGTACAGGTGACCGTTCTGAGCGAATTCGTACGTACAACTTCCCGCAAAGCCGTGTAACCGATCACCGTATCGGGTTAACATTGCAAAAGCTCGAGCAAATCTTGCAAGGTAAGCTGGATGAAATTATTGATGCGCTAATCGTTGAAGAACAAGCGGAAATGATGAAGAAGGCTGAAGAGTAA
- the prmC gene encoding peptide chain release factor N(5)-glutamine methyltransferase, with protein MKVYEALRWASSFLEDTNGEVRAAELLLQHHLGLSRTEFFMQMQNELTTEQQQAFQADIEKHASGVPVQHLIGSEQFYGRTFSVNEDVLIPRPETEELVLGVLTRIKEHFDHDQLRVVDVGTGSGAIAITLKLEQPNLEVQAVDIAQSSLDVASLNADKLGADVAFSCGDLIKPLIEKNKTVDVVVSNPPYIPYEEAMALDSIVKDHEPMRALVGGEDGYDFYRRFMDEIPQVLASKGLIAFEVGAGQSETVANLLKETFQTAEVEVVYDINGKDRIVFARVG; from the coding sequence ATGAAAGTTTATGAAGCCCTCCGTTGGGCTTCTTCTTTTTTAGAAGATACGAATGGAGAAGTGCGGGCAGCAGAACTATTATTACAACATCATCTTGGACTTTCACGGACTGAGTTTTTCATGCAAATGCAAAATGAGCTAACAACCGAGCAACAGCAAGCCTTTCAAGCAGATATTGAAAAACACGCATCAGGCGTTCCGGTCCAGCATTTAATCGGATCTGAACAGTTTTACGGCCGGACATTTTCTGTCAATGAGGACGTTCTGATTCCGCGTCCAGAAACTGAAGAGCTTGTTCTCGGTGTGCTCACACGAATCAAGGAGCACTTCGATCATGATCAGCTACGTGTTGTTGATGTTGGTACAGGTAGTGGTGCAATCGCGATTACGCTCAAGTTAGAGCAGCCAAACCTTGAGGTTCAAGCAGTCGATATCGCCCAAAGCTCACTTGATGTGGCTAGCTTGAATGCCGACAAGCTCGGTGCTGACGTTGCATTTAGCTGTGGTGACTTGATCAAACCGCTCATAGAAAAGAACAAAACGGTTGATGTTGTCGTCTCAAATCCACCTTACATCCCGTATGAGGAAGCGATGGCGCTTGATTCGATCGTCAAAGATCATGAACCGATGCGCGCCCTTGTTGGTGGCGAGGATGGTTATGATTTTTATCGACGCTTTATGGATGAAATCCCACAAGTGCTTGCAAGCAAAGGCTTAATTGCTTTTGAAGTCGGAGCTGGCCAAAGCGAGACGGTCGCAAACCTTTTAAAAGAAACGTTTCAAACAGCTGAAGTCGAAGTTGTTTATGATATTAACGGCAAAGATCGTATCGTCTTTGCAAGAGTCGGTTAA
- the spoIIR gene encoding stage II sporulation protein R — protein MNNKVIIYLFFSLAVLMMNWEAQKSIAVAAFHQEVDQDDAIRLRILAHSDSVKDQYLKREIRDHVNEAITEWVTDIADLNEAKQVISERIPEVEEIVAAELDKLGLDQSYNVEFTDVQFPTKLYGNIVYPAGIYDAVLITLGDGNGENWWCVLFPPLCFLDFANGDAVEHQSEDGEESEEYKDRDVEVSFFLVEIFSKIADWFKK, from the coding sequence ATGAACAATAAAGTAATCATTTATTTATTTTTTTCTTTAGCAGTATTAATGATGAATTGGGAGGCGCAAAAAAGTATCGCCGTAGCAGCCTTCCATCAAGAAGTTGATCAAGATGATGCGATCCGCTTACGAATTTTAGCTCATAGTGATTCAGTGAAAGACCAATACTTAAAACGAGAAATTCGTGATCACGTTAATGAAGCGATTACTGAGTGGGTAACAGATATCGCTGACTTAAATGAAGCGAAGCAAGTGATCTCAGAGCGTATTCCAGAGGTCGAAGAAATCGTTGCCGCAGAGCTTGATAAGCTTGGACTTGATCAATCGTATAATGTTGAATTCACAGATGTTCAATTTCCGACGAAGCTATATGGAAACATCGTTTATCCAGCTGGTATTTATGATGCCGTCTTAATTACACTTGGCGATGGGAACGGTGAAAACTGGTGGTGTGTCCTTTTTCCACCGTTATGCTTTTTAGATTTTGCAAATGGTGATGCGGTTGAACATCAGTCAGAGGATGGCGAGGAATCGGAAGAATATAAGGACCGTGATGTAGAAGTATCCTTTTTCCTCGTTGAAATCTTTTCAAAAATTGCTGATTGGTTTAAAAAGTAG
- a CDS encoding GNAT family N-acetyltransferase produces MSIVIRIAEEKDLLPIQRLVAKAGLSDSGIEQQVENFLVAEDDKKIVGTIGIEKVGVDGLLRSLVMQSDNWNAKIGLEFVQLALAYAEKRGIETLYLLTKQSTEFFEYLGFKEVGEQEVPKHLKESPHFSQFTSGVTKVLACRLKEE; encoded by the coding sequence GTGAGTATTGTCATTCGTATTGCAGAAGAGAAGGATTTACTACCGATTCAGCGTCTTGTTGCAAAAGCTGGGTTAAGTGACAGTGGCATCGAACAGCAAGTTGAAAATTTTTTAGTCGCTGAAGATGATAAAAAGATCGTTGGAACGATTGGAATTGAAAAGGTTGGGGTGGACGGGCTCTTACGTTCACTCGTGATGCAATCAGACAATTGGAATGCAAAAATCGGATTGGAGTTTGTGCAGCTCGCACTTGCTTATGCGGAGAAGCGAGGGATTGAGACGCTCTATTTATTAACAAAGCAGTCGACGGAGTTTTTTGAATACCTTGGTTTTAAAGAGGTCGGTGAACAAGAGGTACCAAAGCATCTAAAAGAGTCACCACACTTCAGTCAATTTACTAGTGGTGTTACAAAAGTGTTAGCATGCCGATTAAAGGAAGAGTAA
- a CDS encoding L-threonylcarbamoyladenylate synthase, which translates to MSYKQTKMWIVDKVDHNLQKSAEIKEAALWISEGEVVAFPTETVYGLGGNALEDDAIAKIFEAKGRPSDNPLIVHIATKQQVEELAADIPEMASKLMDAFWPGPLTLILRKQAAIAEKVTAGLDTVALRMPDHPVALALLEVAGVPVAAPSANLSGKPSPTTARHVDRDLHGKIAGIVDGGATGIGVESTVVDCTGDVAMVLRPGGITAEQIAEVVGEVSVDPALGESDLAPKSPGVKYTHYAPKGALYLVEGSREYVQTLVNEQKQEGTKVGVLTTVEGEHAYDADVVLACGSREQLASVASKLYETLRSFDDGGVDVIYSEVFPNEGVGVAIMNRLEKAAGGRMVSEK; encoded by the coding sequence ATGAGTTATAAACAGACGAAGATGTGGATTGTGGATAAAGTTGATCATAACTTGCAGAAGTCCGCAGAGATTAAGGAAGCGGCGTTGTGGATAAGTGAGGGGGAGGTCGTTGCCTTCCCGACCGAAACCGTTTATGGACTTGGGGGCAATGCTTTAGAGGACGATGCCATTGCGAAAATTTTTGAAGCGAAAGGACGTCCGAGTGACAACCCGCTCATTGTCCACATTGCAACGAAACAGCAAGTTGAGGAGTTAGCGGCTGATATTCCAGAGATGGCTTCAAAGTTAATGGATGCTTTTTGGCCTGGACCATTAACATTGATTTTACGAAAACAGGCAGCGATTGCTGAAAAGGTGACAGCAGGTCTTGATACGGTTGCGCTAAGGATGCCGGACCATCCTGTGGCACTCGCATTGCTTGAGGTAGCTGGGGTTCCTGTAGCTGCACCGAGTGCCAACTTATCCGGAAAGCCGAGCCCGACGACAGCGCGTCATGTCGATCGTGATTTACATGGCAAGATTGCCGGGATTGTTGATGGTGGTGCAACAGGAATTGGTGTTGAATCAACCGTTGTCGACTGTACAGGTGATGTGGCGATGGTGTTACGCCCTGGTGGGATAACGGCAGAGCAAATCGCTGAGGTTGTCGGAGAGGTTAGTGTTGACCCAGCATTAGGTGAGTCAGATCTCGCACCGAAGTCGCCAGGGGTGAAGTATACCCATTACGCGCCTAAAGGGGCCCTCTATTTAGTGGAAGGTTCTCGCGAATACGTGCAGACACTAGTTAATGAACAAAAACAAGAGGGGACGAAAGTTGGCGTATTGACGACGGTTGAAGGTGAACATGCCTATGATGCTGATGTCGTTCTTGCTTGTGGATCACGTGAGCAGCTTGCATCTGTTGCAAGTAAACTTTATGAAACGCTTCGTTCGTTTGATGATGGAGGTGTTGATGTGATTTATAGTGAAGTTTTTCCGAATGAAGGTGTCGGGGTAGCCATTATGAACCGTCTTGAGAAGGCGGCTGGTGGACGAATGGTATCTGAAAAATAA
- a CDS encoding manganese efflux pump MntP, whose translation MLAEMITLLIMALALGMDAFSIALGMGMIGLRNRQIFKIGVTIGAFHVIMPLLGILAGRLISNYFGMITTVIGGGLLLIIGLQMILSSFQKDEDPMMRPVGVGLMVFAISVSLDSFSAGLSLGILGAKTLLTVAAFGIVSMFLSWIGLYMGKRFQQWIGSYGELLGGFILVGFGLKLLVPF comes from the coding sequence ATGTTGGCGGAGATGATTACGCTTTTGATCATGGCGCTTGCCCTTGGGATGGACGCCTTTTCAATTGCGCTTGGGATGGGGATGATTGGTTTACGAAATCGGCAAATATTCAAGATTGGCGTAACGATTGGTGCCTTTCATGTGATTATGCCGTTGCTTGGTATTCTTGCTGGTCGCCTGATTTCAAATTATTTTGGGATGATTACAACAGTTATTGGTGGAGGCTTGTTGCTTATCATAGGACTGCAAATGATTCTTTCCTCCTTTCAAAAGGATGAAGATCCGATGATGCGTCCAGTTGGAGTAGGCTTGATGGTATTTGCGATTAGTGTCAGCCTCGATAGTTTTTCTGCTGGACTCAGTTTAGGAATATTAGGGGCAAAAACGCTGTTAACTGTCGCGGCATTTGGGATTGTCAGCATGTTTTTATCTTGGATTGGCCTTTATATGGGCAAGAGGTTCCAACAGTGGATCGGCTCCTACGGTGAACTGCTCGGTGGCTTTATTTTAGTTGGGTTTGGACTGAAACTACTTGTGCCGTTCTAA
- a CDS encoding low molecular weight protein arginine phosphatase, with protein MKRFLFVCTGNTCRSPLAEALLRERLKEEVEVKSAGVSAFPGQDASSGTKQVLEEMGIASDHKSQLVSDKLLSWADVVLTMTDSHKQLLNQQFPSAIEKVYTLKEYTGADHVDRNISDPFGGPVEVYRETAKEIEGLIEQLAEKTKGD; from the coding sequence ATGAAACGATTTCTTTTCGTTTGCACGGGTAACACGTGTCGTAGTCCATTAGCTGAAGCGTTATTACGCGAACGACTAAAAGAAGAGGTTGAAGTGAAATCTGCTGGTGTGAGTGCTTTTCCAGGACAGGACGCCTCTAGCGGTACAAAGCAAGTCCTCGAAGAGATGGGGATTGCTAGTGATCATAAGTCACAACTTGTATCAGACAAATTACTTTCTTGGGCGGATGTTGTGTTAACGATGACGGATAGTCATAAGCAACTACTCAATCAGCAATTCCCGTCAGCGATAGAGAAGGTCTATACGTTAAAGGAATACACGGGAGCTGATCATGTTGATCGCAACATCTCAGACCCTTTTGGCGGACCGGTTGAAGTCTACCGTGAAACGGCAAAAGAAATCGAAGGCTTAATTGAGCAGCTTGCAGAAAAAACAAAGGGAGATTAA
- a CDS encoding methyl-accepting chemotaxis protein, whose translation MGSNYRFSIRKKLVAGVIALACITFGSSAVVIFFLGDFLQETLGISETVLIIATLMKGIFWSALLGFLAAPIITKPLSQLEQAARQAAEGDIRTDVEVPKSDDEIRALSLAYNGMQANLRRMVNDIEGTFTVTNEKVAEITEAADAASANADNINRTINEISAGAENSANAIQTTAESMEEVTALADNVQQLATHSKQSSTEMVETLATSREVIHSLVSGIKKIATDNEKSLSAVNTLESQANQVEEIISLVGDIAEQTNLLALNASIEAARAGVQGKGFAVVADEVRKLADESSHAVQGITKLIQDIQTEVKNVVGHIKDQVEVANTESTKGTETNSAIAEMEQSITEVADAVHNISELVDKQLMAIQTTSTETQEVAAIAEETSAGAIEVTSVNEQQTEVVREMAKTAHVLSEQADKLKETIDQFTT comes from the coding sequence ATGGGGAGTAACTATCGATTTAGTATACGTAAAAAGCTAGTTGCGGGCGTGATCGCGCTTGCTTGTATTACTTTTGGCTCAAGTGCTGTGGTCATTTTTTTCTTAGGGGATTTTTTACAAGAAACACTTGGGATCAGTGAAACAGTCTTGATTATTGCAACGTTAATGAAGGGGATTTTTTGGAGTGCGTTGCTCGGGTTTCTAGCTGCGCCGATTATTACAAAGCCTTTGTCGCAATTAGAGCAAGCTGCCCGTCAAGCAGCTGAAGGGGATATTCGTACCGATGTTGAAGTGCCGAAATCGGATGATGAAATTCGTGCTTTAAGCTTGGCCTACAATGGGATGCAAGCGAATTTAAGGAGGATGGTTAACGATATTGAGGGGACGTTTACCGTCACGAATGAAAAAGTCGCTGAAATTACCGAAGCGGCGGATGCGGCTTCAGCAAATGCAGACAATATTAACCGAACAATTAATGAAATCTCGGCTGGTGCAGAAAACTCAGCGAATGCGATTCAGACAACCGCTGAATCGATGGAAGAAGTGACCGCGCTTGCTGATAACGTGCAACAGCTTGCCACGCATTCAAAGCAATCGTCAACAGAGATGGTTGAGACGCTTGCAACGAGCCGTGAAGTGATCCATTCATTAGTATCAGGGATTAAAAAGATTGCTACAGACAACGAGAAGTCATTAAGCGCGGTTAACACGCTTGAATCACAAGCCAATCAAGTTGAAGAAATCATTTCACTTGTTGGCGATATTGCTGAGCAGACGAACTTATTAGCATTAAATGCATCCATTGAAGCAGCCCGAGCTGGTGTGCAAGGCAAAGGGTTTGCTGTTGTTGCCGATGAAGTGCGAAAATTGGCGGATGAGAGCTCCCACGCGGTGCAAGGGATTACAAAATTAATCCAAGATATTCAAACAGAAGTGAAAAATGTTGTTGGTCACATTAAAGATCAAGTTGAGGTCGCCAATACCGAGTCGACAAAAGGAACAGAAACGAATTCAGCGATTGCTGAGATGGAACAATCGATCACCGAGGTGGCCGATGCGGTTCATAACATTTCCGAATTAGTCGATAAGCAGCTCATGGCGATTCAGACAACATCAACAGAAACGCAAGAAGTCGCAGCCATTGCCGAGGAAACATCGGCGGGAGCGATTGAAGTGACATCGGTCAACGAGCAACAAACAGAAGTGGTTCGTGAGATGGCGAAAACCGCTCATGTATTATCAGAGCAAGCTGACAAATTAAAAGAAACAATTGATCAATTTACAACATAA